The following proteins are encoded in a genomic region of Tenacibaculum sp. 190524A05c:
- a CDS encoding VOC family protein: MNLNQITVPSLDLTKSIPFYEKLGLQLIVKALPHYARFVCPDGNSTFSIHLVEKLPTGNGVNVYFECDNLDEHVNNLKKKGIEFDHEPKDQTWLWREARLKDVDGNQLILFFGGENRLNPPWKI, from the coding sequence ATGAATTTAAATCAAATTACAGTTCCATCATTAGATTTAACCAAATCTATACCTTTTTATGAAAAATTAGGCTTACAACTCATTGTTAAAGCCTTACCACATTATGCTCGTTTTGTTTGTCCAGATGGCAATTCAACATTTTCTATTCATTTAGTTGAAAAACTTCCTACAGGAAATGGCGTTAATGTATATTTCGAATGTGATAATTTAGATGAGCATGTAAATAATTTAAAGAAGAAAGGAATTGAATTTGACCACGAGCCTAAAGATCAAACTTGGCTTTGGAGAGAAGCCAGATTAAAAGATGTAGACGGAAATCAATTGATACTTTTCTTTGGAGGCGAAAACAGATTAAATCCACCTTGGAAAATATAG
- a CDS encoding DUF2752 domain-containing protein produces MSTPTTKKTEDYMLPCLNKKMFGFDCPGCGLQRSTVMVTKGEFKAAFHMFPAIYTTILFVIAVVFHFVLKKKITSRILIILAIINVVVILTAYIIKMNKLLS; encoded by the coding sequence ATGAGTACGCCTACGACCAAAAAGACAGAAGATTACATGTTACCATGTCTAAACAAAAAAATGTTTGGATTTGACTGTCCGGGTTGTGGTTTACAAAGATCAACTGTAATGGTTACCAAAGGAGAGTTTAAAGCAGCTTTTCATATGTTTCCAGCCATTTACACTACAATTCTATTTGTAATTGCAGTTGTCTTTCATTTTGTCTTAAAGAAAAAAATCACCTCTAGAATTTTGATTATTTTGGCTATTATAAATGTGGTTGTCATTTTAACTGCATATATTATAAAAATGAATAAATTATTAAGTTAA
- a CDS encoding cysteine synthase family protein, with protein MERNKAIVDSVLDLIGQTPVVKLQRITKDLPGTYYAKVEAFNPGHSAKDRIALHIVESAEKKGILKPGISTIVETTSGNTGFSLAMISLIKGYRCILAVSDKSSKDKIEVLKTMGAEVHVCPANVPADDPRSYYETAKRLHKETPKSIYINQYFNELNIEAHYTTTGPEIWEQTKGKITHFIAASGTGGTISGTGRYLKEQNPDIKILGVDAVGSVIKKFHETKEFDPKEISPYKIEGLGKNLIPTATDFDIVDVYEKITDKDAAFACRDLVKQEGMFCGYTSGAVVQATKQYADKDMFDENSVVVMVLPDHGIRYMDKVYSDDWMKQQGFM; from the coding sequence ATGGAAAGAAATAAAGCGATTGTAGATTCTGTACTAGACTTAATAGGTCAAACCCCCGTTGTGAAACTTCAGCGCATTACAAAAGATTTGCCGGGGACATATTATGCCAAGGTAGAAGCCTTTAATCCTGGTCATTCTGCTAAAGATAGAATTGCTTTACATATTGTAGAAAGTGCTGAAAAAAAGGGAATTTTAAAACCTGGAATTAGCACAATTGTTGAAACTACTTCTGGTAATACAGGATTTAGTTTAGCGATGATTAGCTTAATTAAAGGATACAGATGTATTCTAGCCGTTTCTGATAAATCTTCAAAGGACAAAATAGAAGTTTTAAAGACAATGGGAGCAGAAGTTCATGTTTGTCCTGCAAATGTACCTGCTGATGATCCTAGATCATATTACGAAACAGCAAAAAGGCTGCATAAAGAAACACCAAAATCTATTTATATCAATCAGTATTTTAATGAGTTAAATATAGAAGCTCATTATACTACAACTGGACCTGAGATTTGGGAACAAACGAAAGGTAAAATCACACATTTTATTGCTGCAAGTGGTACTGGAGGAACAATTTCAGGAACAGGTAGATATTTAAAAGAACAAAATCCAGATATTAAAATCTTGGGAGTTGATGCGGTTGGATCTGTAATTAAAAAGTTTCATGAAACTAAAGAGTTTGATCCAAAAGAAATTTCACCTTATAAAATTGAAGGTTTAGGGAAAAACCTAATACCAACAGCAACGGATTTTGACATTGTTGATGTTTACGAAAAGATCACTGATAAAGATGCTGCATTTGCATGTAGAGATTTAGTGAAGCAAGAAGGTATGTTTTGCGGTTATACATCTGGAGCTGTTGTTCAAGCAACTAAACAATATGCTGATAAAGATATGTTTGACGAAAATAGTGTTGTGGTAATGGTTTTACCAGATCATGGAATCAGATATATGGATAAAGTATATTCTGACGATTGGATGAAGCAACAAGGATTTATGTAA
- a CDS encoding DUF6768 family protein, which translates to MEEFKDLDELIKETLTKEEAKFYDELDEQNMWQMMFGIFKGKNSWVTILIAIVQLLWFGVFVYCAIQFFNATETNDLIRWGVFGSLSIMASSMLKFYTWMQMDKKALLREIKRLELQVSSLSGKLSK; encoded by the coding sequence ATGGAAGAATTTAAAGATTTAGATGAGTTAATAAAAGAAACATTAACTAAAGAAGAAGCAAAGTTTTATGATGAACTTGATGAGCAAAATATGTGGCAAATGATGTTTGGTATATTTAAAGGAAAAAATAGTTGGGTTACTATATTAATAGCAATTGTTCAGCTACTTTGGTTTGGAGTATTTGTATACTGTGCAATTCAGTTTTTTAACGCGACAGAGACCAATGATTTAATTCGTTGGGGAGTATTTGGTTCTTTAAGTATAATGGCTTCTTCAATGCTGAAGTTTTATACGTGGATGCAAATGGATAAAAAGGCATTATTAAGAGAGATAAAACGTTTAGAACTACAAGTTTCTTCTTTATCAGGAAAATTATCGAAGTAA
- the rocD gene encoding ornithine--oxo-acid transaminase has protein sequence MAVLEKLTSQQAIDLENKYGAHNYHPLPVVLSKGEGVYVWDVEGKKYYDFLSAYSAVNQGHCHPKIVDAMVNQAKTLTLTSRAFYNDMLGQYEKFATEYFGFDKLLPMNTGAEAVETALKICRKWAYEVKGIDENEAEIIVCKNNFHGRTTTIISFSNDPVARKNFGPFTNGFIKIEYDNLQALEEALANNKNVAGFMAEPIQGEAGVYVPSEGYLAAAKALCEKYNVLFIADEVQTGIARTGRLLATCGNCSCDNKNCSGTPDVKPDILILGKALSGGAYPVSAVLANDEIMNVIRPGNHGSTFGGNPIAAAVAIAALEVVRDENLAENADRLGKIFREEIGKLVDETELVTLVRGKGLLNAIVINDSEDSDTAWNICMKLRDNGLLAKPTHGNIIRFAPPLVMNEEELRDCISIIKKTIMEFDK, from the coding sequence ATGGCTGTTTTAGAAAAATTAACGTCACAGCAAGCAATCGATTTAGAAAACAAGTATGGTGCCCATAACTACCATCCGTTACCAGTGGTATTAAGCAAAGGTGAAGGAGTTTATGTTTGGGATGTAGAAGGAAAAAAGTATTATGATTTCCTATCGGCATACTCTGCAGTAAATCAAGGACATTGTCACCCAAAAATTGTGGATGCAATGGTAAATCAAGCAAAAACTTTAACCTTAACATCTCGTGCATTTTATAATGATATGTTAGGTCAGTACGAAAAGTTTGCAACTGAGTATTTTGGTTTTGATAAGTTATTACCAATGAATACAGGTGCAGAAGCTGTTGAAACTGCTTTGAAAATTTGTAGAAAGTGGGCTTACGAAGTGAAAGGAATTGATGAGAATGAAGCAGAAATTATTGTGTGTAAGAATAACTTCCACGGAAGAACAACAACAATTATTTCGTTTTCAAATGATCCTGTAGCACGTAAAAATTTCGGACCTTTTACTAATGGGTTTATCAAAATTGAATATGATAATCTACAAGCATTAGAAGAAGCATTAGCGAATAATAAGAATGTAGCTGGTTTCATGGCAGAGCCAATTCAAGGTGAAGCTGGAGTTTATGTTCCATCTGAAGGATATTTAGCGGCAGCAAAAGCATTATGTGAAAAGTATAATGTATTATTTATTGCGGATGAGGTTCAAACAGGAATTGCTAGAACTGGTCGTTTATTAGCTACTTGTGGAAATTGTTCTTGTGATAACAAAAACTGTTCTGGAACGCCAGATGTAAAACCAGATATTTTAATTTTAGGTAAAGCATTAAGTGGAGGAGCTTATCCAGTATCTGCTGTATTAGCAAATGATGAAATTATGAATGTAATTCGTCCTGGAAATCATGGTTCAACTTTTGGAGGAAATCCTATTGCAGCTGCAGTTGCAATTGCTGCTTTAGAAGTTGTAAGAGATGAGAATTTAGCTGAGAATGCAGATCGTTTAGGGAAAATCTTCCGTGAAGAAATAGGGAAATTAGTTGACGAGACTGAGTTAGTAACTTTAGTTAGAGGAAAAGGATTGTTAAATGCAATTGTAATTAACGATTCTGAAGATAGTGATACAGCATGGAACATTTGTATGAAGTTACGCGATAATGGTTTATTAGCTAAACCTACTCATGGTAATATCATCAGATTTGCTCCACCATTAGTAATGAATGAAGAGGAGTTAAGAGATTGTATTTCTATTATCAAGAAAACAATTATGGAATTCGATAAATAA
- a CDS encoding CCC motif membrane protein → MFEFEQRKLPNATPVLVLGILSILTCCCYGVLGIIIGVIALVLFKQDKQLYDKNPSVYENYNNLNTGRILAIIGIVLSVLFLVYVLWIISLFGLDALQDPELMQERINELQ, encoded by the coding sequence ATGTTTGAATTTGAACAAAGAAAATTACCCAATGCAACTCCTGTTTTAGTTTTAGGAATATTATCAATACTAACGTGTTGTTGTTATGGTGTTTTAGGAATTATAATCGGAGTTATTGCTTTAGTTTTGTTTAAACAAGACAAACAGTTATATGATAAAAACCCGAGTGTTTACGAAAATTACAATAACTTAAATACTGGAAGAATTTTAGCAATTATCGGAATTGTTTTAAGCGTACTATTTTTAGTCTATGTTCTTTGGATCATATCACTTTTCGGATTAGATGCTTTACAAGATCCAGAATTAATGCAAGAAAGAATAAACGAATTACAATAA
- a CDS encoding S9 family peptidase, with protein MKKILLFSIGISVIFASCKKEKMTNNTTPPVAEKQPKQLEKHGDVRTDNYFWMRLTDDQKNAEKKDEQTQKVYDYLNSENKYFEDVMGYTKDFQENLFQEMKGRIKEDDESVPYKRNGYFYITRYEKGQQYPIYSRKKENLEAAEEIMFDVNKEAEGHDYFQLGGLNVSPDNKLLAFATDTVSRRQYFIQIKNLETGEIYKDRINNTTGGSVWANDNKTLFYTKKDPVTLRSSQIYRHILGTDESEDVLVFEEKDETFGVFVTKTKSKKYLVMGSYSTVSSEYQVLEADNPTGTFRVIQPRERDLEYDIAHYGDHFYIKTNKDGATNFKLMKTPEDKTTKENWVDVIPHRENVFFEDFSIFKDYLVLEERDNGLFKIRIKRWDGKEDYYLPFDEETYSAGVYSNPDFDTDVIRYSYNSMTTPSSVIDFNMKDQSKEIKKEQEVLGGKFKKENYVSKRIWVTARDGKKVALSIVYRKDTKIDKNTPVLQYAYGSYGYTIPDGFSTTRLSLLDRGFIFALAHIRGSQYLGREWYEDGKMLNKKNTFTDFIDCSKYLIDNGYTSPEHLYAMGGSAGGLLMGAIVNMNPELYNGVIAAVPFVDVISTMLDDSIPLTTGEYDEWGNPNDKEYYDYIKSYSPYDQVEAKEYPNMLVTTGLHDSQVQYWEPAKWVAKLRELKTDKNLLFLHTNMEAGHGGASGRFNSLKETAREYSFFLALEDKLEK; from the coding sequence ATGAAAAAAATTCTTTTATTCAGTATTGGTATAAGTGTTATTTTTGCTTCCTGCAAAAAAGAGAAGATGACAAACAATACCACTCCGCCAGTAGCTGAGAAACAACCAAAACAACTAGAAAAACACGGAGATGTTCGTACGGATAACTATTTCTGGATGCGTTTAACAGACGATCAAAAAAACGCAGAAAAGAAGGACGAACAAACTCAAAAAGTTTACGATTATTTAAATTCTGAAAATAAATATTTTGAGGATGTTATGGGGTATACCAAAGACTTCCAAGAAAACTTATTTCAAGAAATGAAAGGTCGAATTAAGGAGGATGATGAATCTGTACCTTATAAAAGAAATGGTTACTTCTATATTACTCGATATGAGAAAGGACAACAGTATCCTATTTACTCTAGAAAGAAAGAGAATTTAGAAGCTGCTGAAGAAATTATGTTCGATGTGAATAAAGAAGCTGAAGGACATGATTATTTTCAATTAGGAGGATTAAATGTTTCTCCTGATAATAAATTACTAGCCTTTGCAACAGATACTGTGAGTCGTCGTCAGTATTTTATTCAAATAAAGAATTTAGAAACTGGTGAAATCTATAAAGATAGAATCAACAATACAACAGGGGGAAGTGTTTGGGCTAACGATAATAAAACGTTATTCTACACGAAAAAAGATCCTGTAACATTACGTAGTTCTCAAATTTACAGACATATTTTAGGAACAGATGAATCTGAAGATGTGTTAGTATTTGAAGAAAAAGATGAAACTTTTGGGGTTTTTGTTACGAAAACAAAATCTAAAAAGTACTTAGTAATGGGATCTTACAGTACTGTTTCAAGTGAATACCAAGTATTAGAAGCAGATAATCCTACTGGAACATTTAGAGTGATTCAACCTCGTGAGCGTGATTTAGAATATGATATTGCTCATTATGGAGATCATTTCTATATTAAAACGAATAAAGACGGAGCGACTAACTTTAAGTTAATGAAAACTCCTGAGGACAAAACAACCAAAGAGAACTGGGTTGACGTTATTCCTCATAGAGAAAATGTGTTCTTTGAAGACTTTTCAATATTTAAAGATTACTTAGTTTTAGAAGAAAGAGATAACGGTTTATTCAAAATTAGAATCAAGCGTTGGGACGGTAAAGAAGATTATTATTTACCGTTTGACGAGGAAACATATTCTGCAGGAGTATATTCTAATCCTGATTTCGATACGGATGTGATTAGATATTCATACAACTCTATGACAACTCCAAGCTCTGTGATTGATTTCAATATGAAAGATCAGTCTAAAGAAATTAAAAAAGAGCAAGAAGTTTTAGGAGGAAAGTTTAAGAAAGAAAATTATGTAAGTAAGAGAATTTGGGTTACTGCTAGAGATGGTAAAAAAGTAGCTTTATCAATTGTGTATAGAAAAGATACTAAGATTGATAAAAATACTCCTGTATTACAATACGCATATGGTTCTTACGGATATACTATTCCTGATGGATTCTCAACAACGCGTTTAAGCTTATTAGATCGTGGATTTATTTTCGCTCTTGCACATATTCGTGGAAGTCAATACTTAGGAAGAGAATGGTACGAAGACGGTAAAATGTTAAATAAGAAAAACACATTTACTGATTTTATCGATTGTTCTAAATATTTAATTGATAACGGATACACTTCTCCAGAGCATTTATATGCAATGGGAGGTTCTGCGGGAGGATTATTAATGGGAGCTATAGTTAATATGAATCCAGAATTATATAACGGAGTTATTGCAGCTGTTCCTTTTGTAGACGTTATTTCTACAATGTTAGATGATAGTATTCCTTTAACTACTGGAGAATATGACGAATGGGGAAATCCTAACGATAAAGAATATTACGATTACATCAAATCGTATTCACCATATGATCAAGTGGAAGCTAAAGAATATCCAAACATGTTAGTTACTACTGGTTTACACGATAGTCAAGTACAATATTGGGAACCTGCAAAGTGGGTTGCTAAATTACGTGAATTGAAAACGGATAAAAATTTATTATTCCTGCATACAAATATGGAAGCAGGGCACGGAGGAGCTTCTGGAAGATTTAATTCTCTTAAAGAAACTGCTAGAGAATATAGCTTCTTTTTAGCTTTGGAGGATAAGTTAGAAAAATAA
- a CDS encoding YbaB/EbfC family nucleoid-associated protein, with protein sequence MFGDLSGMMDKLKQAQQKVEETKQRLNTVLIDEASADGNIKVTVTANREIKAISVNENLLSDAEELEDYLILTLNKALKRAGEINEQEMAVAAKSGMPNIPGMDMFK encoded by the coding sequence ATGTTTGGAGATTTATCAGGAATGATGGATAAGCTGAAGCAAGCGCAGCAAAAAGTTGAAGAAACAAAACAACGTTTAAATACAGTACTAATTGATGAAGCTAGTGCTGACGGAAATATTAAAGTAACTGTAACTGCAAATAGAGAAATTAAAGCGATTTCTGTAAATGAAAATTTACTTTCTGATGCAGAAGAGTTAGAAGATTATTTGATCTTAACTTTAAATAAAGCTTTAAAAAGAGCTGGAGAAATAAATGAACAGGAAATGGCTGTTGCTGCAAAAAGCGGAATGCCAAATATTCCAGGAATGGATATGTTTAAATAG
- a CDS encoding DEAD/DEAH box helicase, whose amino-acid sequence MGEKNWLHYYKNSLVDSENLAVDIAKIKNLYYQNNSDLSNAFINPKQAVQLIDAEERRINRLRGVLKKDSNQWHDIDETRILIAPFHLEYQTDNTKFKQRTIHPFWINAKVNRLGQLSAPKDLFPLIVRNYMTPMADVKNDFIFTSFDTVLDAREIEPPMTEEEDEIVPWDEYWDYINQVFYAITFKNMPYYRAERYTTKFQLTYFAVSSKISTAKSILFLYENILQHEDELPLLSKIINPSQIEKRDAITDIDYLKFNHLHLGQMSDHFPLSVTQRKTLLSYLSAEESSVTAVNGPPGTGKTTLLQSLVATEVVRSAIIGDEAPIVLACSNNNQAVTNIIDSFINSKSSLEDLSERWIPDFKGYATYLPSNGKNEKYLTDINYLKGNLFKHEGTLCNLENEEYLNEAEYYFLTKFNEYFNSPAHSIEDAIEHIQDEIVVIEELLIDSVSFPDNYIRSIDFINKRLVNKENYIDRNDFNIVKLNEWRTILSTLKAAVKKPDFLSLVQKHFIAIENQSVDNENYIFKTNESILNDKTKANHLIKELIKNLNTALQANLKLKDWRKKVNINSFPILKEEELWSSEFEKLETKNLTPRFYYDEIDVTLRHKAFLLATHYWEGRWLIATREALEENTERGTGEQAIMLKWKRRAMLTPCFVATFYTAPSHFLYSQFQGENENGKPIFEYFPLYNFLDLLIIDEAGQVTPEVSIPVFAIAKKAFVIGDLKQIEPIWSIPSRIDRGNLSSLNIIQQDQDIRYLEESGFLASNGCIMKMAQNSCEFETPIDDKREQGLILLEHRRCNDEIINFCNELAYGGILKPMKGKAREGQAFPSMMAYHIEGYSERKYNSRQNMQEVKAIITWLQQNKEKIQDAYNVDRIEEVLGIITPFASQKGELSKALMEAGFKVNDIKLGTVHALQGAERNIILFSSVYTNDDEGTMFFEKDNKPNMLNVSVSRAKDSFILFGDTRIFDETKNTPSGVLKKHLNIYEMAR is encoded by the coding sequence ATGGGAGAAAAAAACTGGTTACATTACTATAAAAATAGCTTAGTAGATAGCGAAAATCTTGCTGTAGATATTGCCAAGATTAAAAACTTATATTATCAAAACAATTCAGATTTAAGCAATGCTTTTATTAATCCAAAGCAAGCTGTTCAATTAATTGACGCAGAAGAAAGGAGAATAAACAGATTACGTGGAGTTTTAAAAAAAGACAGTAATCAATGGCATGATATTGATGAAACCAGAATTTTAATTGCTCCTTTTCACTTAGAGTACCAAACAGACAATACTAAATTTAAACAACGTACAATCCATCCTTTTTGGATTAATGCCAAAGTAAACAGACTAGGGCAATTGTCAGCTCCAAAAGATTTATTTCCACTGATCGTTAGAAATTACATGACGCCAATGGCAGATGTAAAAAACGATTTCATTTTCACTTCTTTTGATACAGTTTTAGATGCTAGAGAAATTGAACCTCCTATGACAGAAGAGGAAGATGAAATTGTTCCTTGGGATGAATATTGGGATTATATCAATCAAGTTTTTTACGCCATAACGTTTAAAAACATGCCCTATTACAGAGCGGAAAGATATACTACCAAATTTCAATTGACCTATTTCGCAGTAAGTTCAAAAATATCAACTGCGAAAAGTATTTTATTCCTCTATGAAAATATTCTTCAGCATGAGGATGAGTTACCTTTATTATCTAAAATTATAAATCCATCTCAAATTGAAAAAAGAGATGCGATAACCGATATTGATTATTTAAAGTTTAACCATTTACATTTGGGGCAAATGTCAGATCATTTTCCTCTATCTGTAACACAACGTAAAACTTTACTATCCTATTTATCCGCAGAAGAAAGTTCTGTTACTGCCGTTAATGGACCTCCAGGAACTGGAAAAACAACATTACTCCAAAGTTTAGTAGCTACAGAAGTTGTAAGAAGTGCAATAATTGGAGATGAAGCTCCTATTGTGTTGGCTTGTTCTAATAATAACCAAGCAGTTACCAATATTATAGATAGTTTCATTAATTCAAAAAGTAGTTTAGAAGATTTATCAGAAAGATGGATTCCTGATTTTAAAGGTTATGCCACTTATTTACCTTCTAATGGTAAAAATGAAAAGTATTTAACGGATATAAATTACTTAAAGGGTAATTTATTTAAGCATGAAGGTACTTTATGTAATCTTGAAAATGAAGAATATTTAAACGAAGCAGAATATTACTTTCTAACGAAGTTCAATGAATACTTCAACTCACCGGCACATTCTATAGAAGATGCTATTGAGCATATTCAGGATGAAATTGTAGTTATAGAAGAACTTTTAATAGATAGTGTTTCATTCCCAGACAACTATATAAGATCTATTGATTTTATAAATAAAAGACTGGTAAACAAGGAAAATTATATTGATCGTAATGATTTCAACATCGTTAAACTTAACGAATGGAGAACAATTTTAAGTACGCTAAAAGCTGCTGTTAAGAAACCAGATTTCCTTTCATTAGTTCAAAAACATTTTATTGCTATTGAAAATCAATCAGTAGATAATGAAAATTATATTTTTAAAACTAATGAATCCATTCTTAACGATAAGACTAAAGCGAATCATCTAATTAAAGAGCTTATCAAAAATTTAAATACAGCTTTACAGGCGAATTTAAAACTAAAAGATTGGCGCAAAAAAGTAAACATCAATAGTTTCCCAATTCTTAAAGAAGAAGAATTATGGAGTTCTGAGTTTGAAAAATTAGAAACTAAAAATCTTACTCCTCGCTTTTATTATGATGAAATAGATGTCACTCTACGTCATAAAGCATTTTTATTAGCCACACATTATTGGGAAGGAAGATGGTTAATTGCTACAAGAGAGGCTTTAGAAGAAAATACAGAAAGAGGAACTGGCGAGCAAGCTATAATGTTAAAATGGAAACGCAGAGCTATGTTAACTCCATGTTTTGTAGCTACATTTTATACTGCTCCAAGTCATTTTTTATATAGTCAGTTTCAAGGTGAAAATGAAAACGGTAAACCTATTTTCGAATATTTCCCATTATATAACTTTTTGGATTTACTTATAATTGATGAGGCCGGTCAGGTTACTCCTGAAGTAAGTATCCCTGTTTTTGCTATTGCCAAAAAAGCTTTTGTTATTGGCGATCTAAAACAAATTGAACCTATTTGGTCTATTCCTTCAAGAATAGATAGAGGGAATTTATCCAGTTTAAATATTATCCAGCAAGATCAAGATATTCGTTACTTAGAAGAATCAGGATTTTTAGCTTCAAATGGATGTATCATGAAAATGGCGCAAAACTCCTGTGAGTTTGAAACTCCAATTGATGATAAAAGAGAACAAGGTTTAATATTATTGGAACACAGAAGATGTAATGACGAAATTATTAACTTTTGTAATGAACTGGCATACGGAGGAATTTTAAAGCCAATGAAAGGTAAAGCTCGAGAAGGACAAGCTTTTCCTTCTATGATGGCATATCATATTGAAGGTTATAGTGAACGAAAGTACAATAGCCGCCAAAACATGCAAGAAGTAAAAGCAATTATTACTTGGTTGCAACAGAACAAAGAAAAAATACAAGACGCATACAATGTTGATCGTATTGAAGAAGTTCTTGGAATTATTACTCCATTTGCTAGTCAAAAAGGTGAACTTTCAAAAGCGCTTATGGAAGCTGGTTTTAAAGTAAATGATATTAAACTAGGAACAGTACACGCGTTACAAGGTGCAGAACGAAATATAATTTTATTTAGCTCTGTTTATACGAATGATGACGAAGGAACAATGTTTTTTGAAAAAGATAATAAACCGAATATGTTGAATGTATCAGTTTCTAGAGCTAAGGACAGTTTTATTTTATTTGGTGATACTCGAATTTTCGACGAAACTAAAAATACTCCTTCTGGCGTTTTAAAGAAGCACCTAAACATTTATGAAATGGCTAGGTAA
- a CDS encoding RNA polymerase sigma factor, whose translation MKNKDKEIDAKLILDYQSGKSSAFIVLVKRWHVRFCKLAYFYVKDRDIAKDIAQESWTIIYSKLNGLKDPMKFKSWAISIVNRRAIDFLRAQQREQQRKTEYKAIVSNNQDETEDDREEIKRVLLQEIQKLSSDHQQVLQLFYVESYSLKEIGNTIGISVGTTKSRLFHAREQLKKVILKYRKNGRI comes from the coding sequence ATGAAAAACAAGGATAAAGAAATAGATGCAAAATTGATTTTAGACTATCAGTCCGGTAAGTCTTCAGCATTTATTGTATTAGTAAAACGTTGGCATGTTCGGTTTTGTAAACTGGCTTATTTTTATGTGAAGGATAGAGATATAGCTAAAGATATTGCTCAGGAAAGTTGGACGATTATTTACAGTAAACTTAACGGTTTGAAAGATCCAATGAAGTTTAAAAGTTGGGCAATTAGTATTGTAAACAGAAGAGCAATAGATTTTTTAAGAGCTCAACAACGTGAGCAACAAAGAAAAACTGAGTACAAAGCAATTGTATCGAATAATCAAGATGAAACAGAAGATGATAGAGAAGAAATAAAACGAGTTCTTCTTCAAGAAATACAAAAGTTAAGTAGCGATCATCAGCAAGTATTGCAGTTGTTTTATGTTGAAAGTTATTCTTTGAAAGAAATAGGAAATACAATAGGAATATCTGTTGGAACAACAAAGTCAAGATTATTTCATGCAAGAGAACAGTTGAAAAAAGTAATATTAAAATATAGAAAAAATGGAAGAATTTAA